A genomic region of Virgibacillus dokdonensis contains the following coding sequences:
- a CDS encoding RrF2 family transcriptional regulator: protein MNLKKYTDFSLRVLILAGMKTEQELTTIKEISTVYHISQEHLRKVVHNLTKLGLIQSIRGRHGGLRLAKPAEEINIGQLVRTLEDDFVLLECFDKETNHCVISPACTLKHALNQALMAFFQVLDAYTLKDLIHNEQELRKLMGI from the coding sequence ATGAATCTTAAAAAATACACCGACTTCTCCCTTCGAGTATTAATATTGGCTGGAATGAAAACAGAACAGGAATTAACCACGATTAAGGAAATTTCTACTGTTTATCATATATCACAGGAGCACTTACGAAAGGTCGTTCATAACTTGACGAAACTAGGACTTATCCAATCCATTCGTGGCAGGCATGGCGGTCTCCGTTTAGCAAAGCCAGCGGAGGAAATCAACATAGGACAATTAGTTCGAACATTGGAAGATGATTTTGTATTATTGGAGTGTTTTGACAAGGAAACGAATCACTGTGTTATTTCGCCGGCGTGCACTTTAAAACATGCACTGAATCAAGCATTAATGGCTTTTTTTCAAGTGTTAGATGCATATACATTAAAGGATTTAATCCATAATGAACAAGAATTGCGTAAGCTTATGGGTATATGA